GTAATCCTTTTTCCTTTATCCTTTTTGTAACACATCATTGACAAACCTACATTTTTTGCAATTTGCGGCGTTTGTGTGCATATAGTTTTAGCAATGGATATTCCCCATCGGGGGTCGTGAGAAAGGACGGCATATCGATGATGACTTTATTCGGCATTCCGCTCTCCGCACTCTTTTTCCTCGCGCTGTATATCAAAGACAAGAATGCGTTTGCGCCTCCGCTCTCCGCTGCCAAGGAGGCCGACTGTCTGCGGCGGATCGAATGTGGTGACAAGCATGCCCGAAACGAATTAATCGAGCATAATCTTCGGCTTGTGGCACATATCGCCAAAAAATTCGCCCCCTACCCGCCCGAACAGGAGGATTTGATCTCGATCGGTACGATCGGGCTGATCAAGGCCGCCGACAGCTTTGAGCGCAAAAAGGACTTTCGCTTTTCTACATATGCCTCGAAATGCATCACCAATGAAATCTTGATGCACTTCCGATCCATCCGCAAGTGCTCGAGCGACGTCTCGCTGTTTGACCCGGTCGAGACCGAGTCGGGCAGCGGCAGTGTTCAAATCATCGATACACTGATGGCGGATTTCGACCTTGAGGACACCGTACAACTCAAATTAGACGTACAGCGGCTGTATGACGCGCTCTCCTCACTGGACGAACGCAGCCACCGGGTGATTTTATTGCGCTACGGGCTGGCCGGTAATGCGCCGCTGACGCAATCCGAGATCGCGGCGCAGCTGGGAATCTCGCGCTCCTATGTCTCGCGCATCGAAAAATCCGCCCTCGAAAAACTGAAAGGGGCATTGTGATTTAACAAAACCCTAATACAAAAGCGTCCTTTCGTTAATACATGAATAACGATAGGGCGTTTATTGTCTTTTGTTATTAATTTGTGGTATAGTATATACATAAATCAATGCTGTTGAATATATGGTGAGGTGGTTTTATGAAAAAACATTCTATCATTTGTTTTATTATGATATCTGCAATGTTCGTATTGTTTGCTTGCAGCTCAAACAAAAACAGCGATTTTGCATCATCGGAACTGAATGCGCCAGAACCGAATAACACAGACGTCATATTAACGATCAAAGAATCCAATATCGGCGCTGATACTATCAGTGTTGATACAGAAGAAATAACCTTTATCATTGAAAATAAATCCGATAAAACATATGGTTATAGCAAAGATGTTCATTTGCAAAAAAAGATAAACGGCAAGTGGACTATTATCCCTACCCTTGAAAATACTGCTTTTGAAGCGGATTTGATTTCCATATCACCATCCGGAATAGGAGAACTCCCTTTTCAAATCAGCGCTTTCTACGGCAGCTTAAGCGCAGGCAAATATCGAATCCTTAAAGAAATATATCTACTGGATGATAATTTGTGTGTTATCGATACCGGTTATTATATCGCTGCCGAGTTTGAAATAGAATAACAAAGATTCCGCTTAACAAGTTACAAATCGTGTTGACAACCAAAAAGGCGACCCTGTAGGGCCGCCTTTTTAAAGATTCAAAATAAGATTGTAATTATGCCATCGGAACAAATGTGACGGCATCCATCAAGTTGTCAATCAACGTCTCGTCTCTGGCTTCGTTGCGGATCGTGTAGTTGTTATTGTAGATAAACACTTCGTCATCAAGCTGCGTGAAGATGATATGATAGTGGCGAGCGGCACGTGTTTGAATCGAATAATTCACAGAGATCTCATAGGACTCTTTACCGCCGAATGTGGTCTTTTGCGGAGTTTCAATGACCCACTCAACATTTGTATAGAGCGTACTCGCATTAACGTCGTCAATGTAATCCTGCATCACGTCATCCAACGTTCTGCCGTCAGCCAACTTTTCAACAAACTGCATAAATGCAACGCTGTCGTTATCAATCGCTTCGGAGTAATAGAAAACATTTTCAGAAATGTTTGTGGGTACCCAACCTTCGACATCGCCGACTTCAGCCGTCCATTTTTCTGCCTTTTTGACGACGGTCGTCGAAACAGAAGGCATTGAATAAACATATGAACTCTCTTCGCTGCTCTCTTCGTTTCCGCCGCAGCCCGCAAACATGACCACTGCCATGACAAGTGCCATTGTCAGGGCCAAGATACGTGTTTTTTTCAAAACAAACACCAACCTTTCAAGTTGAAAACGGTTACATAACCGTTGAAATCGGGCTTCACAACCCGCGATTTTCATCGCTCAGGTATTATAGCACGAAATTGTGAGGAAATAAAGGGGGTTTCCGGATTAAAAATAATTTCCATTTTATGGACAGTTAATTTCGCCGTCTTCCGCCAAACAAAAGCAGCAACCGTAGCAACTGAGCCAGCGATACGATCACTGCCGCTACATAGGTCATCGCCGCTGCGGTTAAGACCGATTTTGCGCCTTTGGTCTCCTCCTCATCTAAGCTGTATGTGGATTGAATACCCTCAATCGCACGTTTCGAAGCGTTGAACTCAGTCGGAAGCGTGATCAGTTGAAACAGAACTGCTGCAGAGAAAGCAATGATGCCGGCGAAAATCAATCCCGAAAAATTCATAAACAAGCCGAACAGAATCAAAATCCAAGACAGATAAGAACCGGCTTGCGCGATGGGATAAATGACGCCCCTGATTTTGATGGGGAAATACTCCTCGGCGTATTGTACCGCATGCCCCGCCTCATGTGCGGCAACACCCACCGCCGCAATGGAATTGGATTGATACACCGAATCGGACAACCGAATCACATTGGCCTTGGGATCGTAATGGTCTGTCAACTGTCCGCTTACACGCTCAATCTGAACACCAATGACACCGTTTTTACGCAGCACGGCTTCGGCTGCCTGCGCGCCGGTCAGACCCCGCATCGTCGGTATTTTCGAGTATTTTGCAAATGTGGATTTCACCTTCATCTGAGCGATCAACGAGATGATGATCGCGGGTATAATCAGGATAAAATACCATTGGTCAAATCCGATATAATAGCCAAAGGGATACAAACTTTTCTCACTTCCGTTCTTTGAGTGTTTTTAAATAACTGTCACACAGTTCCACGACTGCCGGATTAAAGCGTTCGCCGTATTGAGGGACACCGGCAGAAAACAGCAGTGTGTTATCCGTCCGCTCAGGGAGTGTGATTTTAAATTCATTTCCACTTTTACGCGCAACAAACTCCAGTTGTCCGCCGTGTGCTCTAACGATCATAGCGGCGACCGCAAGCCCCATGCCGCTGCCGTCGATGTTGTTAATGCCGCCGTTAAGTCCTTTTTCAATGCGGTCTTTTGTTGCTTTGTCAGCAGGCTTTCCGTCATCAAACACAGTGATTATCAAGCCCGCTTTCGTCTTTTTCAAAGAGATCCGAATTATTTTGTCGCAATTGTGTACTGCGTTGGAAAGCAACGCAAGCACACACTTTCTCAAGTTTTTACAATCGGCAACCGTCACAACCGGCGTCTGCGGAATATCCTCTTCAAGGCTTACTGAATCGCCCAAAATCTCGCGTGTCTGAGAACACACGGACAAAAGCAAATCCGCGATATCGCTGTTTTTGGGATAAAAATCTTCGGTCCCGTACTTATACTGCGCAAAAGCAGTATATAAACGCATAAAACGCAGCAGCCGTAAATTGTTTTCGAACAATTTGCCGATGAGTTTTTGCTCTTCATCACCCAGGTACATCTCTGCGAGATGATCGATGGCCATCATGTTGCTTGCAATCGTCTCTCCAAGATATTTTCCGGCCCGGTCGACGAGTTCGTCTACCCCTGTTAATTTCTCAGACACGGTTTTATATCCTCCATTCGTATTAGCCGAGTCCCAATTGCTCGGTTTTAATGGGCGTTCCCGCACGCGGCAATGAGAATACTTTGTAGGCCTCCATATTCTTTGTCATGCGTTGAATCTGAACGACTTTCTTTACCTTTCTTCCCGATTTCAAATTGATAACCGTCACGCCGATCGTATTTCTGCTGGTCTTGGTGTCGAGCAAGTCGGAATCAAAAACCAGGCAACGCGTGTCATTGGTATAAACCGCGAAATTTTGCGGTTCTCCCTCTTTCAGCTGCCAAATGCCCACAACTTTACTGGCTCCGCTGTAACCGCCGAGTAATTTTCGGCGGTTTTGTTTGGTTGCATAACTGCCGAGATCCACTTTGGCTGCTTTTCCGTTTTCAAAGAAGATTAACAGCGTGCCGGTATATTCATTCACGCAGGTGAAGAACACAATACCTTCTCCGTCTTCAAAACCGAGTTTTGCCGGAAGATAGTCGCCCATCGCCGAGGACTTTCCGTCTTCGAACTCATACAACCGGGCCTTATAAGCGTTTTGGCGGTCGCTAAGCACCAGAATTTCACTGTTATTCGTCGTTTCAAAGGTCGAGATGATGGCATCGCCGTCCTTTAGTTTATGTTCTCCGGCATTTTTTACGGCCATCGTCGTCAGTTTTTTCATATAACCCTCGCGGGTAAAATAAACCGTGACCGGATAATCAACCGCTTCAGGTTCAGGTGTCTCTACAGCTGTAACGGCTTCAGGTTCAAGAATAAGGGTCTTACGCGGTGCGCCGTATTTTTTAATGACCTCCTCGAGTTCGCGGATGATAATTCCGTACTGACGCTGTTTGGATTTAAAATCGAGTTCCAATTCCGCGATCTCGGCTTCAAGTTTTTCGATATCAGCCAACCGCTTCAATATATATTCACGGTTGAGATTGCGCAGCTTGATCTCGGCGACATATTCGGCTTGAATTTTGTCAATGCCGAATTCGGCCATCAAGTTGGGGATGACCATCGACTCTTCCTTGGTGTTTCGCACCGTAGCGATGGCGCGGTCGATATCGAGCAGAATCAACTCAAGGCCGCGCAGTAAATGCAATAAATCCTTGCGCTTTTTCAGATCAAAGAAAATCCGGCGCTTGACGCACTCGACCCGAAAAGCTGTCCACTCCGACAGAATCTCCTTGATTCCCATTACCATCGGCGTAGCCCCGATTAATATATTAAAGTTGGCTGAAAAAGCGTCTTCCAATGTCGTTGTTTTATAAAGTTTGGCCATTATCACATCGGGATCGGCGCCGCGCTTGAGGTCGATCGCAATGCGCAGACCCGCGAGGTCAGTCTCATCACGGATGTCGGAAATCTCCTTGATTCGTCCCGATTTAACCAGATCGACAATCTTGTCGATAATTGCCTCTACACTCGTGGTCGGCGGTATCTGTGTGACCTCGATACGGTTTTCCTTTCTATCCGCCGTATAAATCGCACGCACCTTAACGCTTCCGCGTCCGGTATTATAAATTTCTTCCAACGCATTTTTATCATAAATCAACGCACCGCCGCCCGGAAAATCAGGGGCTGTGAGGGTTTGAATCAAATCGTGATCGGGATTTTTAAGCAGGGCGATTGCGGTCTCACAGACCTCTTTCAGATTAAATGGGCAGATATTGCTGGCCATTCCGACCGCGATACCCGTATTGGAATTGACCAACACGCTCGGAAACCGAACCGGCAGCAACGTCGGTTCGGTGGTGGTGGAATCGTAGTTATCGATAAACTCGACCGTATCACTGTCGATATCGGTAAACAGTTCCTTACAGACCTCAGTCAGCTTGACCTCTGTATAACGCGAGGCGGCACAGACCATATCGCGGGAATAAGCTTTACCGAAGTTACCTTTAGACTCGACATAGGGTACCAGCAAGGCCTCGTTACCGCGAGTCATACGTACCATCGTATCGTAGATGGCCCCTTCACCGTGCGGATTGAGCCGCATAGTCTGACCGACGACATTGGCTGATTTGGTCAGCGAACCCCCTAAAAGCCCCATCTTGTACATCGTGTACAGGAGCTTGCGGTGTGAAGGCTTAAAACCGTCAATTTCCGGGATTGCACGTGAAATAATCACGCTCATCGCATAGGGCATGAAATTGATTTCAAGTGTATCGGTGATGATCTCGTTGCGAATCTCTCCACTGCCCGGAATATACGCCTCAGCGGTTTTACGCGGCGGCTTTTTTACCGTCTCTTTTCCTTTGCGTTTGGCCAAGTTTTTCTCTCCTTTTTTGAGCCCTATTCATCTTCCGTCTCTTGTTTGGGAATGCGTTTTAAAATCAGTTCGTTGGCTTTGCGTTCGTCGGCGTCGGTCACGGTGATTTCATAACCCTCGTCCGTATAATAATCGCCCTCTTCGGGAATTTTGTTGAGTTTATCGGCGATCCACCCGTTAACCGTAGCGAATTCTTCCACATCCTCTTCCGGAATGTTGATCAAAGTGGTCAATTCTTCAAGGTGAGCGCTTCCGCTGATTTTATATTCATCTTCACCTATCAATGCGATATCGGTCTCCTCTTCGGCGTCGTCATGTTCGTCGTAGATCTCTCCGACCAATTCTTCGAGGATGTCCTCCATCGTTACGATGCCCAGCGTTCCGCCGTATTCGTCGGTCACGACGGCCAGATGAGTCTTGGAGTTTTGCAGCAATTTGAGCAAAGTGGATACCGGCATGACCTCCGGCACAAAACTGACCGGTTTTATCAACTCTTCAGGGGGTTTGTTTTCAGCACGCGCATTCGCGAAATAATCCTTTTGTGTGATAACGCCGAGAATATTGTCGATGCTCTTGCGATAGATGGGAAGCCGGGAAAAACCGCTCTCCAAAAAAACTTTTTCAATCTCTTCGGCGCCGTCCTCGATATCCACCGCTTCAACCGCCACACGGGGTGTCAGAATATCGGAGGCCTGTAAATCGTTAAATTCAATGGCGCTTCGGATCAATTCGCCTTCATTATCGTCCAGTGCGCCCTCTTGGCGGCTCTCCTCGACAATAGTCAGCAGTTCCGCCTCGGTGATAGCCGTTTCCTCATGCCCTTTGCGGCTCAAATATTTCTGCCATTGGGAGAACAAAAATGAAAGCGGTGTAAGAACAATCATCAGCGCCCACATTGAACGGGCTGAAGACATCGCATAGCGCTCGGGTGACCGTTTTGCGGCGGTCTTCGGGGTGATTTCCCCGAAAATCAGCACGAGGATTGTCATTGCCACCGTCGAGACGGTCGCGCCGACATCCCCCCATAATCTGATACACAAAATCGTCGCGATGGTGGTGGCGGCAATGTTCACCAGATTGTTGCCGATCAAGGCCGTGGTCAGGAATTTGTCGTACTGTTCCAGGATCTTCAGCGCCAGTTCGGCTCTTTTTTCCCCGTTTCCCGCAAGTCCTTTCAGGCGAATCCGGCTGGCTGCGGAAAACGCCATCTCTGTTCCCGAAAAATAAGACGAGAGCAGAATCAAAACAAACAATGACAGTAATAACGGTATGTCCTCGGTACCCATAAACACCCTTTCCTTTATAACAATGGCTTGACTATGATATGTCCGCAAGATCGATATACTGCGCACCTTTTTTAGCAATGATATCTTTTCTTCCGGCGAGGTTGTCTCCCAGCAGCAGGTCAAAAACCTCCGCTGTGGTCTCGAAGTCGGTCGGCTTGATGCGAATCAGCCGTCTGGTCTCCGGATTCATGGTGGTATTCCACATCATTTCCGGCTCGTTTTCACCCAGCCCCTTGGAACGGTGGAGGATATATTTTTTACCCTCAAGCTTGGGCAAAATTTCGGCTTTCTCCTGCTCGGTGTAGGCAAAATAACTCATACCGCCGCTGATAATCTCATACAGCGGCGACTCTGCGATATAGATGAAACCCTGCTCGATCAAAGCCGGAGTCAGTCGGAAAAACAATGTCAGGATCATTGTGCGGATGTGAAAGCCGTCGACATCGGCATCGGTACAGATGATGACCTTGTTCCAACGCAGCCGGTCGATATTGAATGTCTCCACACCCTTTACGGCTTTGGTCTTCAGCTGCACGCCACAACCGAGCACTTTGATGATATCGAGAATAATTTCATTGTTGAAGATCCTGTCGTAGTCCGCCTTCATGCAATTCAACGTCTTGCCGCGCACCGGCATAATGGCTTGGAATTCGGCGTCCCTGGAGAGTTTGCACGAACCGAGTGCCGAATCGCCCTCGACGATGAAGAGCTCCCGCCGATCGACGTCCCGCGTGCGGCAGTCGACGAATTTCTGAACTCGGTTGGCGATGTCCAACGCTCCGCCGATCTTTTTCTTCAAATTGATGCGGGTCTTTTCGGCATTTTCGCGGCTGCGCTTATTGACCAGAATCTGATCGGCAACCTTGGCGGCGTCGTCGGGGTTTTCCAAAAACCAAACCTCGAGGTTGTGTTTTAAAAAGTCGGTCATGGCGTCTTGAATGAACTTGTTGGTAATCGACTTCTTGGTCTGGTTTTCATAACTGGTCTGGGTTGAGAAGGAACTCGTCACAATGGCGAGGCACTCTTCTACATCGCTGAATGTGAGTTTTTCCTCGCCTTTTGTATAACGGTTCTTACTTTTAAAATAGCTGTCAAACATGGCGACAAAGGCCAATTTGACCGCTTTTTCCGGCGCACCGCCGTGTTCCAGCGGACTGGAATTATGGAAATATTCGATGATGCGGTTGGTATTGGAATAGGTCACAGCGACGTTGAATTTTACTTTATATTCAGGTTTATCGGCACGATCCCGTCCGGTACGTTCGGCTTGCCAAAGCTTAATCGGTACGAGAGCCGTATCTCCGGTGATTTCCTTCAGATAATCGACAATACCGTCTTTAAAACAGAATTCGTGTTTCTCCGTACCGTCTGCATCTTCCCAGTTCAGATAGATGCGCAGACCGTCATTGACCACCGCCTGCTTATTGCACAGCTGTAAAAAGTAGTCCTTTCCGATGGTTATGTCGGTGAAGACCTCGTCGTCGGGCAGCCAGCGGATGCGGGAACCGGTGTGTGAATAGTCGCACTTTTTGCGCTTGAGACCGCCGACGTTTTCACCGTGCTCGAAATGCAGCGTATATTCATAATCGTCGCGATGGATAATGACATCCATCCACTTGGATGCATACTGCGTGGCAGCCAAACCCAGACCGTTCAAGCCCAGTGCATAGCCGTATCGCCCGCCGTCTTCGTTTTGATATTTTCCGCCCGCATAGAGTTCACAGAATAGCAGTTCCCAATTGTAACGGTCCTCTTTTTTATTGTATTCAACCGGAATTCCCCCGGCAAAATCCTCGACCTCAATCGAACCGTCAGTATGGCGGGTGACATAAATTTTACTGCCCCTGCCCTCTCTGGCTTCGTCGATCGAATTGGATAAAATCTCAAATACCGCGTGTTCGCAGCCCTCAATGCCGTCCGAGCCGAAAATAACGCCCGGGCGTTTGCGTACTCTGTCCGCACCTTTTAAAGCGGAGATGTTTTCTGTATTCTTTTCCTGTCTCGGCATTCTTGCCATCCACTCACTCTCTTTTTATGTTCTCTTTATAACCCCGTTTATAACAATCCTGTATAGCCTAAAACCAAACCGACCACAGCACCCGCACCGATATACCAAATCGGATGCTTTTTAATTTTGTAAGCCAATATCGCACATATGACGACCAGGGCCAATGCAATCCAACTTATCTGTGACAGCACATCCGAAAATGCAGTTACGGCAGCTCCGGGGAAAATGGCCGCTTCAATCAGGTTCATACTCGCCGCACCGATCAATCCTACTGCTGCCGGTCTCACAGTCTCAAAAGCCGAATTGACCAACAAAGAACAGCGAAACCGCTGATAAGCCTTTGAAACAATTACGATAATCACAAAACTCGGCAGGATCAACGCCAGCGTTGCGACAATGCCGCCCAAAATCCCCGCTGCATGAAACCCTGCGAAAGTGGCGGCATTGACTCCGATCGGACCGGGTGTTGACTCCGAGATTGCCAACATATTTGCCAACTGGCTATCGGTGAACCAGTCATAGCGCGCGGCGATATCGTATAAAAACGGAATGGTTGCCAATCCGCCGCCGACCGCGAATAAGCCGGTCTTGAAAAACTCCCAGAACAGGAGCAGCAGGGTCCAAAGGAACTCAGACATCTTTCGGCCCCGCTTTCCGCTTGGCTAAAAAGATTGCGATGCCGACCAGAGCCGCCGCAAGCACAAAAAGGATTGGGGACAAATCAAAGACGAGCGAACAGATAAATACAATCAGCGCAATCGAAATACCGAGCCATCCTTTGACCGACTGTTTGATTAGCCCTGCGACTGCTGCGATGACCAGTCCCGCCACGGCAATGCGGATTCCATTAAAAGCATAACGAACCGCCTCGATATCCATAAAGCGCCATAAAAAAGCGGCGATCCCCAGAATGATAATCAGCGACGGCGTGATGACACCGAAAGTCGCAAAAGCGGAACCCCAAAAACCACCGACCTTGCTGCCCACAAAGGTTGCCGTGTTGACTGAAATAATACCGGGCGTGCATTGTGAGACGGCAAAATAGTCGAGCAGTTCGTCCTTCGTAACCCATTTTTTCTTGTCGATGAGTTC
The Oscillospiraceae bacterium DNA segment above includes these coding regions:
- the sigK gene encoding RNA polymerase sporulation sigma factor SigK, yielding MMTLFGIPLSALFFLALYIKDKNAFAPPLSAAKEADCLRRIECGDKHARNELIEHNLRLVAHIAKKFAPYPPEQEDLISIGTIGLIKAADSFERKKDFRFSTYASKCITNEILMHFRSIRKCSSDVSLFDPVETESGSGSVQIIDTLMADFDLEDTVQLKLDVQRLYDALSSLDERSHRVILLRYGLAGNAPLTQSEIAAQLGISRSYVSRIEKSALEKLKGAL
- a CDS encoding zinc metallopeptidase encodes the protein MYPFGYYIGFDQWYFILIIPAIIISLIAQMKVKSTFAKYSKIPTMRGLTGAQAAEAVLRKNGVIGVQIERVSGQLTDHYDPKANVIRLSDSVYQSNSIAAVGVAAHEAGHAVQYAEEYFPIKIRGVIYPIAQAGSYLSWILILFGLFMNFSGLIFAGIIAFSAAVLFQLITLPTEFNASKRAIEGIQSTYSLDEEETKGAKSVLTAAAMTYVAAVIVSLAQLLRLLLLFGGRRRN
- a CDS encoding HAMP domain-containing sensor histidine kinase; its protein translation is MSEKLTGVDELVDRAGKYLGETIASNMMAIDHLAEMYLGDEEQKLIGKLFENNLRLLRFMRLYTAFAQYKYGTEDFYPKNSDIADLLLSVCSQTREILGDSVSLEEDIPQTPVVTVADCKNLRKCVLALLSNAVHNCDKIIRISLKKTKAGLIITVFDDGKPADKATKDRIEKGLNGGINNIDGSGMGLAVAAMIVRAHGGQLEFVARKSGNEFKITLPERTDNTLLFSAGVPQYGERFNPAVVELCDSYLKTLKERK
- a CDS encoding DNA topoisomerase (ATP-hydrolyzing) subunit A — encoded protein: MAKRKGKETVKKPPRKTAEAYIPGSGEIRNEIITDTLEINFMPYAMSVIISRAIPEIDGFKPSHRKLLYTMYKMGLLGGSLTKSANVVGQTMRLNPHGEGAIYDTMVRMTRGNEALLVPYVESKGNFGKAYSRDMVCAASRYTEVKLTEVCKELFTDIDSDTVEFIDNYDSTTTEPTLLPVRFPSVLVNSNTGIAVGMASNICPFNLKEVCETAIALLKNPDHDLIQTLTAPDFPGGGALIYDKNALEEIYNTGRGSVKVRAIYTADRKENRIEVTQIPPTTSVEAIIDKIVDLVKSGRIKEISDIRDETDLAGLRIAIDLKRGADPDVIMAKLYKTTTLEDAFSANFNILIGATPMVMGIKEILSEWTAFRVECVKRRIFFDLKKRKDLLHLLRGLELILLDIDRAIATVRNTKEESMVIPNLMAEFGIDKIQAEYVAEIKLRNLNREYILKRLADIEKLEAEIAELELDFKSKQRQYGIIIRELEEVIKKYGAPRKTLILEPEAVTAVETPEPEAVDYPVTVYFTREGYMKKLTTMAVKNAGEHKLKDGDAIISTFETTNNSEILVLSDRQNAYKARLYEFEDGKSSAMGDYLPAKLGFEDGEGIVFFTCVNEYTGTLLIFFENGKAAKVDLGSYATKQNRRKLLGGYSGASKVVGIWQLKEGEPQNFAVYTNDTRCLVFDSDLLDTKTSRNTIGVTVINLKSGRKVKKVVQIQRMTKNMEAYKVFSLPRAGTPIKTEQLGLG
- a CDS encoding hemolysin family protein, with product MGTEDIPLLLSLFVLILLSSYFSGTEMAFSAASRIRLKGLAGNGEKRAELALKILEQYDKFLTTALIGNNLVNIAATTIATILCIRLWGDVGATVSTVAMTILVLIFGEITPKTAAKRSPERYAMSSARSMWALMIVLTPLSFLFSQWQKYLSRKGHEETAITEAELLTIVEESRQEGALDDNEGELIRSAIEFNDLQASDILTPRVAVEAVDIEDGAEEIEKVFLESGFSRLPIYRKSIDNILGVITQKDYFANARAENKPPEELIKPVSFVPEVMPVSTLLKLLQNSKTHLAVVTDEYGGTLGIVTMEDILEELVGEIYDEHDDAEEETDIALIGEDEYKISGSAHLEELTTLINIPEEDVEEFATVNGWIADKLNKIPEEGDYYTDEGYEITVTDADERKANELILKRIPKQETEDE
- a CDS encoding toprim domain-containing protein gives rise to the protein MARMPRQEKNTENISALKGADRVRKRPGVIFGSDGIEGCEHAVFEILSNSIDEAREGRGSKIYVTRHTDGSIEVEDFAGGIPVEYNKKEDRYNWELLFCELYAGGKYQNEDGGRYGYALGLNGLGLAATQYASKWMDVIIHRDDYEYTLHFEHGENVGGLKRKKCDYSHTGSRIRWLPDDEVFTDITIGKDYFLQLCNKQAVVNDGLRIYLNWEDADGTEKHEFCFKDGIVDYLKEITGDTALVPIKLWQAERTGRDRADKPEYKVKFNVAVTYSNTNRIIEYFHNSSPLEHGGAPEKAVKLAFVAMFDSYFKSKNRYTKGEEKLTFSDVEECLAIVTSSFSTQTSYENQTKKSITNKFIQDAMTDFLKHNLEVWFLENPDDAAKVADQILVNKRSRENAEKTRINLKKKIGGALDIANRVQKFVDCRTRDVDRRELFIVEGDSALGSCKLSRDAEFQAIMPVRGKTLNCMKADYDRIFNNEIILDIIKVLGCGVQLKTKAVKGVETFNIDRLRWNKVIICTDADVDGFHIRTMILTLFFRLTPALIEQGFIYIAESPLYEIISGGMSYFAYTEQEKAEILPKLEGKKYILHRSKGLGENEPEMMWNTTMNPETRRLIRIKPTDFETTAEVFDLLLGDNLAGRKDIIAKKGAQYIDLADIS
- a CDS encoding chromate transporter; amino-acid sequence: MSEFLWTLLLLFWEFFKTGLFAVGGGLATIPFLYDIAARYDWFTDSQLANMLAISESTPGPIGVNAATFAGFHAAGILGGIVATLALILPSFVIIVIVSKAYQRFRCSLLVNSAFETVRPAAVGLIGAASMNLIEAAIFPGAAVTAFSDVLSQISWIALALVVICAILAYKIKKHPIWYIGAGAVVGLVLGYTGLL
- a CDS encoding chromate transporter, whose translation is MKKLLSLYGRFFTIGLLTFGGGYSMLPMMQRELIDKKKWVTKDELLDYFAVSQCTPGIISVNTATFVGSKVGGFWGSAFATFGVITPSLIIILGIAAFLWRFMDIEAVRYAFNGIRIAVAGLVIAAVAGLIKQSVKGWLGISIALIVFICSLVFDLSPILFVLAAALVGIAIFLAKRKAGPKDV